A region from the Lolium perenne isolate Kyuss_39 chromosome 4, Kyuss_2.0, whole genome shotgun sequence genome encodes:
- the LOC139830153 gene encoding uncharacterized protein: MSIIGWSGRGLGQPATVQELDCLVQTYRPFLVFICETRQSEERVKNLRFRIGMKNCFQVKGEGSGGGLALYYQDDITVELLSFSIRHIDVHISGGPFGLKWRGTFVYGEPRACDRHRMWTTLWQLKPRSSEPWLMMGDFNEAMWQEEHLSRTKRSERLMMDFREVLSHCDLHDIGFAGTPWTYDNKKKGDRNVKVRLDRAFATPSWSACFHLMRLRHLTSSRSDHYPLLLAADVADGSRPLRPIRRYEIMWEREPSLPAAVEEAWSRRVPVGDLGHVAMSMQTIMASPYSWKSKHFKSIPREMEEKSKELEALSLLSDDESVIKKEELAREMDELLYIEEIMWLQRSRVAWLREGDRNTKYFHRRETWRRKKNRVCKLKRPDGSWTMEAREMEELTLDYFKKLYTSEDDIDPRIITDLMQPCVDADANERL, encoded by the coding sequence ATGAGTATTATAGGATGGAGCGGCCGGGGACTGGGGCAACCCGCGACCGTTCAAGAGCTGGACTGCCTTGTGCAGACCTACAGGCCCTTCCTAGTCTTCATTTGCGAAACTAGGCAATCTGAGGAGAGGGTGAAAAATTTGCGTTTCCGGATTGGTATGAAGAATTGTTTCCAGGTTAAAGGAGAGGGTTCTGGTGGTGGATTGGCCCTTTATTATCAAGATGATATTACTGTGGAGCTTCTTTCTTTCAGCATACGTCACATTGATGTGCATATCAGCGGCGGTCCGTTTGGTCTTAAATGGAGAGGAACTTTTGTCTATGGGGAACCTCGAGCTTGTGATCGTCATCGCATGTGGACTACATTGTGGCAGCTGAAACCACGTTCTTCTGAACCTTGGCTCATGATGGGGGATTTTAATGAAGCTATGTGGCAAGAGGAACACCTCTCAAGGACGAAAAGATCGGAACGGCTAATGATGGATTTTAGGGAGGTGCTCTCTCACTGCGATTTACATGATATAGGGTTTGCGGGCACGCCGTGGACATATGATAATAAGAAGAAGGGCGACCGCAATGTCAAAGTCCGTCTAGACAGAGCATTTGCGACCCCCTCTTGGTCCGCCTGCTTCCACTTAATGCGGTTGAGACATCTTACCTCGTCTAGATCGGATCACTACCCTCTTTTGTTGGCCGCTGATGTTGCGGATGGATCAAGGCCGCTGAGGCCTATTCGGCGCTATGAGATCATGTGGGAGAGGGAGCCCTCGCTCCCTGCGGCTGTTGAGGAGGCATGGTCCCGCCGAGTCCCTGTGGGCGACCTGGGGCACGTGGCTATGTCCATGCAAACGATAATGGCCAGTCCGTACAGTTGGAAGTCTAAACACTTCAAGTCGATCCCAAGAGAGATGGAGGAAAAGAGCAAAGAACTCGAGGCCCTATCTCTACTATCTGATGATGAAAGTGTCATAAAGAAAGAGGAGTTAGCGCGTGAAATGGATGAACTCTTATATATAGAAGAGATTATGTGGCTGCAGCGATCCCGTGTTGCGTGGCTTCGGGAGGGTGATCGCAATACAAAATATTTCCACCGACGCGAaacgtggaggaggaagaagaaccgtGTATGCAAATTAAAGCGCCCTGATGGTTCTTGGACTATGGAAGCTCGTGAGATGGAGGAGTTGACGTTAGATTATTTCAAAAAGCTCTATACTAGTGAAGATGATATTGATCCAAGAATCATTACAGATTTGATGCAGCCTTGTGTGGACGCGGACGCTAATGAGAGGCTATGA